A genomic region of Mycobacterium senriense contains the following coding sequences:
- a CDS encoding TetR/AcrR family transcriptional regulator, whose translation MGKRQESREQIEARIIELGHRQLAERGAARLSVRAIARDLGMVSSAVYRYVSSRDELLTLLLVDAYSDLADAVDRAREKAGDLWTDDVVAIARATRGWAIAHPACWALLYGSPVPGYHAPPERTVAVGTRVVAALFDAVAAGITTGDIRLTNDLAPQPMSSDFERIRHEFGFPGDDRVLAKCFLLWAGVLGAISLEVFGQYGADTLTDPETVFDAQLRLLVDVLTQH comes from the coding sequence GTGGGCAAACGTCAGGAATCGCGGGAGCAGATCGAGGCACGCATCATCGAACTCGGTCACCGCCAACTGGCGGAGCGCGGCGCGGCCCGATTGTCGGTCCGGGCCATAGCCCGCGACCTGGGCATGGTGTCCTCGGCGGTGTACCGCTACGTGTCCAGCCGCGACGAATTGCTGACCCTGCTGCTGGTCGACGCCTATTCCGACCTGGCCGACGCCGTGGATCGCGCCCGCGAGAAGGCGGGCGACCTGTGGACCGACGACGTCGTCGCCATCGCGCGGGCGACGCGGGGCTGGGCGATCGCACACCCGGCGTGCTGGGCCCTGCTGTACGGCAGTCCCGTTCCCGGATATCACGCGCCGCCCGAGCGCACGGTCGCGGTGGGGACCCGGGTGGTCGCGGCGTTGTTCGACGCGGTGGCGGCAGGAATCACCACCGGCGATATCCGGCTGACGAATGATCTTGCCCCGCAACCGATGTCATCCGACTTCGAGCGGATTCGTCACGAATTCGGATTCCCCGGTGATGACCGGGTGCTCGCCAAGTGCTTTTTGCTGTGGGCGGGGGTCCTGGGTGCGATCAGCCTCGAGGTGTTCGGGCAGTACGGCGCCGATACGCTGACCGACCCGGAGACCGTCTTCGACGCCCAGCTGCGGCTGCTGGTGGATGTCCTGACCCAGCATTGA
- a CDS encoding FAD-binding protein: MSTEVPATVSADGMTEWSDDVDVLVIGFGIAGGCAAVSAAAAGARVLVLERAAAAGGTTSLAGGHFYLGGGTAVQQATGQDDSVEEMYKYLVEVSREPELDKIRAYCDGSVEHFNWLEDLGFQFERSYYPGKVVVPPGTEGLSYTGNEKVWPFCERAKPAPRGHSVPVPGELGGASMVVDLLLKRADDLGVQIRYETGVTNLVTDNDGAVVGVAWKHFTETGATKAKSVIIAAGGFAMNPEMVAEHTPALGQERRTKHHGTVAPYILGNPNDDGLGIRMGVSAGGATKNMDELFITAAAYPPEVLLTGVIVNKEGRRFVAEDSYHSRTSAFVLEQPEQTAYLIVDEAHTEMPAMPLIRFLDGYETIAEMEAALGIPAGNLAATLDRYNNHAAAGEDPDFHKQPEFLAPQDNEPWAVFDLSLGRAMYSGFTIGGLAVTVDGEVQRADGSVVPGLYAAGACASNLAQDGKGYASGTQLGEGSFFGRRAGAHAAQRAGEA, encoded by the coding sequence ATGAGCACGGAGGTACCGGCGACAGTCAGTGCGGACGGCATGACCGAGTGGTCGGACGACGTCGACGTCTTGGTGATCGGTTTCGGCATCGCCGGCGGGTGTGCCGCGGTGAGCGCGGCTGCGGCCGGCGCGCGGGTGCTGGTGCTCGAACGTGCGGCCGCGGCGGGCGGCACCACTTCGCTTGCCGGGGGCCACTTTTACCTCGGTGGCGGGACGGCGGTGCAGCAGGCGACCGGCCAGGACGATTCCGTCGAGGAGATGTACAAGTACCTGGTCGAGGTGTCGCGTGAACCCGAATTGGACAAGATCCGCGCCTACTGCGACGGCAGCGTCGAGCATTTCAACTGGCTGGAAGACCTGGGTTTCCAGTTCGAGCGCAGCTACTACCCGGGCAAGGTCGTCGTCCCACCGGGCACCGAGGGGCTGAGCTACACCGGCAATGAGAAGGTCTGGCCCTTCTGCGAGCGGGCCAAGCCGGCGCCGCGCGGGCACTCGGTGCCGGTGCCCGGCGAATTGGGCGGTGCCAGCATGGTTGTCGACCTGCTGCTCAAGCGCGCCGACGACCTGGGCGTGCAGATCCGTTACGAGACCGGGGTCACCAACCTGGTCACCGACAACGACGGCGCCGTGGTCGGCGTCGCGTGGAAGCATTTCACCGAAACCGGTGCCACCAAGGCCAAGTCCGTCATCATCGCGGCGGGCGGATTCGCGATGAACCCGGAGATGGTCGCCGAGCACACACCCGCGCTGGGCCAGGAGCGACGCACCAAACATCACGGCACGGTGGCGCCCTACATCCTGGGCAATCCCAACGACGACGGGCTGGGCATCCGGATGGGTGTGTCGGCGGGCGGCGCGACCAAGAACATGGACGAGCTGTTCATCACCGCCGCGGCCTATCCGCCCGAGGTTTTGCTGACCGGTGTGATCGTCAACAAGGAGGGCCGGCGGTTCGTCGCCGAGGACTCCTACCACTCGCGGACTTCGGCTTTCGTGCTGGAGCAGCCGGAGCAGACGGCGTATCTGATCGTCGACGAGGCGCACACGGAGATGCCGGCCATGCCGCTGATCCGGTTCCTCGATGGGTACGAGACGATCGCGGAAATGGAAGCGGCGCTTGGCATTCCGGCGGGAAACCTCGCCGCCACGCTGGATCGCTACAACAACCACGCCGCGGCGGGCGAGGATCCCGATTTCCACAAGCAGCCGGAATTCCTTGCACCCCAAGACAATGAACCCTGGGCGGTGTTCGATCTGTCGCTGGGTCGGGCGATGTACTCGGGATTCACCATCGGCGGGCTCGCGGTGACGGTCGACGGTGAGGTGCAGCGGGCCGACGGCAGCGTGGTGCCCGGTTTGTACGCGGCGGGCGCGTGCGCGTCCAACCTCGCCCAGGACGGCAAGGGCTACGCCAGCGGGACGCAGCTGGGCGAGGGGTCGTTCTTCGGGCGCCGCGCCGGAGCGCACGCGGCCCAGCGGGCCGGGGAAGCCTGA
- a CDS encoding S1 family peptidase, translating to MVRRLATRAFAASATVVALASVVSAAPAKADVVVYPGMEIRQDNRVCTLGYVDPGLKIAFTAGHCRGGGSGVVTDRGGAVIGRMAAFRDNTPSGTTVSTSQVINDYEAIVLDNSVMANNILPGGRPLVSDPGLTLAPGQPVCHFGVITGETCGTVESVNNGWFTMSHGVQSHNGDSGGPVYLAPSGGPGQIVGIFNSVWGDFPAAVSWGATSEEVREDLGVRDNAH from the coding sequence ATGGTGCGTCGTCTGGCAACGCGCGCGTTCGCCGCGTCGGCCACGGTCGTGGCCCTCGCCTCCGTTGTGTCGGCCGCGCCGGCCAAAGCCGACGTCGTGGTGTATCCGGGCATGGAGATTCGCCAGGACAACCGCGTCTGCACGCTGGGATACGTCGACCCCGGCCTGAAAATCGCGTTCACCGCGGGGCACTGCCGGGGCGGGGGCAGCGGTGTGGTGACGGATCGGGGCGGTGCCGTCATCGGCCGGATGGCGGCGTTCCGGGACAACACCCCCAGCGGAACCACGGTGTCCACGAGCCAGGTGATCAACGACTACGAAGCGATCGTGCTGGACAACAGCGTCATGGCGAACAACATCCTGCCGGGCGGCCGGCCGTTGGTCTCCGATCCCGGCCTGACGCTTGCGCCCGGGCAGCCGGTCTGCCATTTCGGCGTGATCACCGGGGAAACCTGCGGGACGGTGGAGAGCGTGAACAACGGTTGGTTCACCATGTCGCACGGCGTGCAGAGCCATAACGGGGATTCGGGCGGACCGGTGTATCTGGCGCCCAGTGGCGGTCCCGGCCAGATCGTCGGCATCTTCAACAGCGTGTGGGGGGACTTTCCGGCCGCGGTGTCGTGGGGGGCTACTTCGGAAGAGGTCCGCGAGGACCTCGGAGTGCGCGACAACGCGCACTAG
- the secA2 gene encoding accessory Sec system translocase SecA2 has product MPKTTRAQPGRLSSRFWKLLGASTEKDRSRSLTQVTDSSEYDDEAAGLTDEQLRKAAGLLNLEDLADSEDIPQFLAIAREAGERASGLRPFDVQLLGALRMLAGDVIEMATGEGKTLAGAIAAAGYALAGRHVHVVTINDYLARRDAEWMGPVIEAMGLTVGWITAESSSEERRAAYGCDVTYASVNEIGFDVLRDQLVTDVADLVSPNPDVALIDEADSVLVDEALVPLVLAGTTHRETPRLEIIELAGRLEAGTDYDTDADSRNVHLTEVGARKVEKALGGIDLYSEEHVVTTLTEINVALHAHVLLQRDVHYIVRDDAVHLINAARGRIAQLQRWPDGLQAAVEAKEGIETTETGEVLDTITVQALINRYATVCGMTGTALAAGEQLRQFYKLGVSPIPPNEPNIREDESDRVYITAAAKNDAIVAHIAEVNETGQPVLVGTRDVAESEDLHERLLRRGVPAVVLNAKNDAEEAQVIAEAGKFGVVTVSTQMAGRGTDIRLGGSDEADHDRVAELGGLHVVGTGRHHTQRLDNQLRGRAGRQGDPGSSVFFSSWEDDVVAANLDYNKLPTQTDEDGKIVSPKAAGLLDHAQRVAEGRMLDVHANTWRYNQLIAQQRAIIVDRRNTLLRNPTAREELAELAPKRYKELAEVGVPPARGGISEERLETICRQIMLYHLDRGWADHLAYLADIRESIHLRALGRQNPLDEFHRLAVDAFASLAADAIEAAQQTFETANVLEEEPGLDLSKLARPTSTWTYMVNDNPLSDDTLSTLSLPGVFR; this is encoded by the coding sequence GTGCCTAAGACGACCCGCGCTCAACCCGGCCGGCTGAGCAGCCGCTTTTGGAAGCTGCTCGGCGCCAGCACCGAAAAGGACCGCAGCCGCTCCCTCACCCAGGTCACCGACTCGTCGGAGTACGACGACGAGGCGGCCGGGCTGACCGACGAGCAGCTACGCAAGGCGGCCGGGCTGCTCAACCTCGAGGACCTGGCGGATTCCGAGGACATCCCGCAGTTCCTCGCCATCGCGCGCGAGGCGGGCGAGCGGGCCAGTGGGCTGCGGCCGTTCGACGTGCAGCTGCTGGGCGCGTTGCGGATGCTGGCCGGCGACGTCATCGAGATGGCCACGGGTGAGGGCAAGACGCTCGCGGGCGCGATCGCCGCGGCCGGATACGCACTGGCCGGGCGGCACGTGCACGTCGTGACCATCAACGACTACCTGGCCCGTCGCGACGCGGAATGGATGGGCCCCGTCATCGAGGCCATGGGCCTGACGGTCGGCTGGATCACCGCCGAGTCCAGCAGCGAGGAACGACGGGCCGCCTACGGCTGCGACGTCACCTATGCCTCGGTCAACGAGATCGGCTTCGACGTCCTGCGCGATCAACTGGTGACCGATGTCGCCGACCTGGTGTCGCCCAACCCCGACGTGGCCCTGATCGACGAGGCCGACTCGGTGCTGGTCGACGAGGCGCTGGTGCCGTTGGTGCTGGCCGGAACCACCCACCGGGAGACGCCGCGCCTGGAGATCATCGAGCTGGCCGGCCGGCTGGAGGCCGGCACCGATTACGACACCGACGCCGACAGCCGCAACGTGCACCTGACCGAGGTCGGCGCCCGCAAGGTCGAAAAGGCGCTCGGCGGGATAGACCTGTACTCCGAGGAACACGTCGTCACCACCCTGACCGAGATCAACGTCGCGCTGCACGCGCACGTGCTGCTGCAGCGCGATGTGCACTACATCGTCCGCGACGACGCGGTGCACCTGATCAACGCCGCGCGGGGCCGCATCGCGCAGCTGCAGCGCTGGCCCGACGGCCTGCAGGCCGCCGTCGAGGCCAAGGAGGGCATCGAGACCACCGAAACCGGCGAGGTGCTCGACACCATCACCGTCCAGGCGCTGATCAATCGCTACGCGACCGTGTGCGGCATGACCGGCACCGCGCTGGCCGCCGGCGAGCAGCTGCGCCAGTTCTACAAGCTCGGCGTATCCCCAATTCCGCCGAATGAGCCCAACATTCGCGAGGACGAATCCGATCGGGTGTACATCACCGCGGCGGCCAAGAACGACGCGATCGTCGCGCACATCGCCGAGGTGAACGAGACCGGGCAGCCGGTACTGGTGGGCACCCGCGACGTGGCCGAATCCGAGGACCTGCACGAGCGGCTGCTGCGCCGCGGCGTGCCCGCGGTGGTGCTGAACGCGAAAAACGACGCCGAGGAAGCCCAGGTGATCGCCGAGGCGGGCAAGTTCGGCGTGGTCACCGTCTCGACGCAGATGGCCGGGCGCGGCACCGACATCCGGCTCGGTGGCTCCGACGAAGCCGACCACGACCGGGTCGCCGAGCTGGGCGGCCTGCACGTCGTCGGAACGGGGCGGCACCACACCCAGCGCCTGGACAACCAGCTGCGCGGCCGGGCCGGCCGTCAGGGCGACCCGGGGTCGTCCGTCTTCTTCTCCAGTTGGGAGGACGACGTCGTCGCCGCCAACCTCGATTACAACAAGCTGCCGACCCAGACCGACGAGGACGGAAAGATCGTCAGCCCGAAGGCGGCGGGCCTGCTCGACCACGCCCAGCGCGTGGCCGAGGGCCGGATGCTGGACGTGCACGCCAACACCTGGCGCTACAACCAGTTGATCGCCCAGCAGCGCGCCATCATCGTGGACCGGCGTAATACGTTGCTGCGCAACCCGACCGCGCGTGAGGAGCTCGCTGAGCTGGCACCCAAGCGCTACAAGGAGCTGGCCGAGGTGGGGGTACCTCCCGCTCGCGGGGGAATCTCCGAAGAGCGGCTGGAGACGATCTGCCGGCAGATCATGCTCTATCACCTCGACCGCGGCTGGGCCGACCACCTGGCGTATCTGGCCGACATCCGCGAGAGCATCCACCTGCGGGCGCTGGGCCGGCAGAACCCGCTGGACGAGTTTCACCGGTTGGCCGTGGACGCGTTCGCGTCGCTGGCCGCGGACGCGATCGAGGCGGCCCAGCAGACGTTCGAAACGGCCAACGTCCTCGAAGAGGAGCCCGGTCTGGACCTGTCCAAACTGGCGCGGCCGACGTCGACGTGGACCTACATGGTCAACGACAACCCGCTGTCGGACGACACCCTGTCCACCCTGAGCCTGCCCGGGGTCTTCCGCTAG
- a CDS encoding CDP-alcohol phosphatidyltransferase family protein, translating into MEPVLPPNRVLTVPNVLSAVRLALIPVFIYVLLVAHANGWAVAILMFSGASDWADGKIARLLDQSSRLGVLLDPAVDRLYMVAVPIVLAFSGIVPWWFVIVLLARDGLLAATLPLLWSRGLSALPVTYIGKAATFALMSGFPLVLLGTWDALWSRVIGACGWAFLIWGMYGYLWAFVQYAVQMVLVVRRMPKVDRGSRPSTAAKVADHG; encoded by the coding sequence ATGGAGCCGGTGCTTCCGCCCAACCGGGTGCTGACCGTACCCAACGTGCTCAGCGCTGTCCGCCTGGCGCTGATCCCGGTGTTCATCTACGTCCTACTGGTCGCGCACGCCAATGGGTGGGCCGTTGCGATTCTCATGTTCAGCGGCGCCTCGGACTGGGCCGACGGGAAGATCGCCCGGCTGCTCGACCAGTCCTCCCGGCTCGGCGTGCTGCTCGACCCGGCGGTCGACCGCCTCTACATGGTGGCCGTGCCCATCGTGCTGGCATTCAGCGGGATCGTGCCCTGGTGGTTCGTCATCGTGCTGCTCGCGCGCGACGGACTGTTGGCTGCGACGCTGCCACTGCTGTGGAGCCGCGGACTGTCGGCGCTGCCGGTGACCTACATCGGCAAGGCCGCGACGTTCGCGCTGATGTCCGGTTTTCCGCTGGTGCTGCTGGGCACCTGGGACGCACTGTGGAGCCGGGTGATCGGGGCCTGCGGGTGGGCCTTCCTGATCTGGGGCATGTACGGCTATCTGTGGGCGTTCGTGCAATATGCGGTCCAGATGGTGCTCGTGGTGCGGCGCATGCCCAAGGTCGACCGCGGTTCTCGCCCGTCGACCGCGGCGAAGGTGGCCGACCATGGCTGA
- a CDS encoding VOC family protein: MTLPVQSPTQIAWVTADLDATETALTGLLGARKWVRIPDVHFAPDACSYHGRPADFFASISLSYLGDMQLELIQPVRGENIYSDFLSECGPGLHHICMEVESPERLEAAVTEAAERGAVVVQRGAMPGGIQFAYLSAPQAAVPYVELAYVSPEMRAFYDYIKKEQR, from the coding sequence ATGACGCTTCCCGTTCAATCACCGACGCAGATCGCCTGGGTCACCGCCGACCTTGATGCCACCGAAACGGCCCTCACCGGCCTGTTAGGTGCGCGAAAGTGGGTGCGCATACCCGATGTGCACTTTGCTCCGGACGCGTGCAGCTACCACGGCCGGCCCGCCGACTTCTTTGCCAGCATCTCGTTGAGCTACCTCGGCGACATGCAACTGGAACTGATCCAACCGGTCCGTGGCGAGAACATCTATAGTGACTTTCTGTCCGAGTGCGGGCCCGGTTTGCACCACATCTGCATGGAGGTCGAAAGCCCCGAGCGACTGGAGGCAGCGGTGACCGAGGCCGCCGAGCGGGGCGCCGTGGTTGTGCAGCGAGGCGCGATGCCCGGCGGCATCCAATTCGCCTACCTATCAGCGCCGCAGGCGGCCGTGCCATATGTGGAGCTTGCGTACGTTTCGCCCGAGATGAGGGCGTTTTACGACTACATCAAAAAGGAGCAGCGGTGA
- a CDS encoding acetolactate synthase, translating into MTTDAIPAQTLHAGRLVARRLRASGVDTVFTLSGGHLFSIYDGCREEGIRLIDTRHEQTATFAAEGWSKVTRSPGVAALTAGPGITNGMSAMAAAQQNQSPLVVLGGRAPAQRWGMGSLQEIDHVPFVAPLSRYAATAQSAGDAGRLVDDALRAAVGAPSGVGFVDFPMDHAFSMSDDDGRPGALVDLPPGPAPDGQALSRAAALLSGAQRPVIMAGTNVWWGHGEAALLRLAEELQIPVLMNGMARGAVPADHPLAFSRVRGKALGEADVALIVGVPMDFRLGFGAVFGAQTQLIVADRVEPERRHPRPVQAELYGDLLTILAALAPATGTDHRDWIGELRTAETASRAAEKAELADERIPLHPMRVYAELAPMLDRDAIIVIDAGDFGSYAGRVIDSYQPGCWLDSGPFGCLGSGPGYALAAKLAHPDRQVVLLQGDGAFGFSGMEWDTLVRHNVPVVSVIGNNGIWGLEHHPMKALYGYSVVAELRPGTRYDEVVRALGGHGELVAAPGELRPALERAFASGLPAVVNVLTDPDVAYPRRSNLA; encoded by the coding sequence ATGACTACCGACGCCATCCCCGCACAAACATTGCACGCCGGCCGACTTGTCGCGCGGCGCCTGCGGGCCAGCGGCGTGGACACCGTCTTCACGCTGTCCGGCGGCCATCTGTTTTCCATCTACGACGGCTGCCGCGAGGAGGGCATTCGGCTGATCGACACCCGTCATGAGCAGACGGCGACCTTCGCCGCCGAGGGGTGGTCGAAGGTGACGCGGTCGCCGGGCGTGGCCGCGCTGACGGCGGGACCGGGCATCACTAACGGGATGAGCGCGATGGCGGCGGCACAGCAGAACCAATCGCCGCTGGTGGTGCTGGGCGGACGCGCGCCGGCGCAGCGCTGGGGCATGGGCTCGCTGCAGGAGATCGACCACGTGCCGTTCGTGGCGCCGCTTTCCCGCTACGCCGCCACCGCACAGTCGGCCGGCGACGCCGGCCGGCTCGTCGACGACGCGCTGCGGGCGGCGGTCGGTGCGCCGTCGGGCGTGGGGTTCGTGGACTTCCCGATGGACCATGCGTTCTCCATGTCCGACGATGACGGCCGGCCCGGCGCCCTCGTCGACCTGCCGCCGGGCCCGGCACCCGACGGCCAAGCGCTGAGCCGCGCCGCCGCGTTGCTGTCCGGGGCGCAGCGGCCGGTGATCATGGCGGGCACCAACGTCTGGTGGGGACACGGGGAGGCGGCCCTGCTGCGCCTTGCCGAGGAACTCCAGATCCCGGTGCTGATGAATGGGATGGCCCGCGGCGCCGTTCCCGCCGATCATCCATTGGCGTTCTCCCGGGTTCGCGGAAAAGCGTTGGGGGAGGCCGACGTTGCGCTGATCGTCGGCGTGCCGATGGATTTCCGGCTCGGCTTCGGCGCGGTGTTCGGGGCGCAAACCCAGCTCATCGTGGCGGACCGGGTCGAGCCCGAACGCCGCCACCCGCGGCCGGTGCAGGCCGAGCTCTACGGCGACCTGTTGACGATCCTCGCGGCCTTGGCCCCCGCCACGGGGACCGATCACCGGGACTGGATCGGCGAACTGCGAACCGCCGAGACCGCCTCGCGCGCCGCGGAGAAGGCCGAGCTGGCCGACGAGCGCATCCCGCTGCACCCCATGCGGGTCTACGCGGAGCTCGCACCCATGCTGGATCGCGACGCGATCATCGTCATCGACGCCGGTGATTTCGGGTCGTACGCCGGCCGGGTGATCGACAGCTATCAACCGGGGTGCTGGCTGGACAGCGGCCCCTTCGGCTGCCTGGGATCGGGCCCCGGCTACGCGCTGGCCGCCAAGCTGGCCCACCCGGATCGTCAGGTGGTGCTGCTGCAGGGCGACGGCGCGTTCGGCTTCAGCGGCATGGAATGGGACACCCTGGTCCGGCACAACGTGCCCGTCGTGTCCGTGATCGGCAACAACGGCATCTGGGGGCTCGAACACCACCCGATGAAAGCTCTCTATGGCTATTCGGTGGTGGCCGAGTTGCGCCCGGGGACACGCTACGACGAGGTGGTGCGCGCCCTGGGCGGCCACGGCGAGCTGGTCGCCGCACCCGGCGAGCTGCGGCCCGCGCTGGAGCGCGCCTTCGCCAGCGGGCTGCCCGCCGTCGTCAATGTGCTCACCGACCCCGACGTCGCGTATCCACGCCGCTCGAACCTCGCCTGA
- a CDS encoding ABC transporter ATP-binding protein/permease, with protein MGSKPFTPSIDWSAALMDSLRWIVIAWVIGAVCLLVVLVGLRYLTPWGQQFWRITRGYFVGSASIKVWLMLGVLLLSVVLSVRLNVLLSYQSNDLSTAVQIAVQGMASGEESVKQSGVHGFWVSIAIFILLATLFVIRVMADIYLTQRFIIAWRVWLTGSLTDDWLGGRAYYRDLFIDNTIDNPDQRIQQDIDIFTANAGGTPNAPTNGTTNTLLFGAVNAMASVISFAAILWNLSGDLTVAGVNLPRAMFWVVLVYVLVATVVAFWLGRPLIWLSFNNEKLNAAFRYALVRLRDAAEAVGFYRGERVERRQLGRRFTPIIENYRRFVRRTIIFNGWNWSMTQAIVPLPWVIQAPRLFAGRIHFGDVTQTAVAFGQIEESLSFFRNNYDAFASFRAAIIRLHGLVDANSKGRALPAILVKPSEETAVELRGIEVRTPDGDQLVDSLDIQLDHGDTLVITGRSGAGKTTLLRSLAELWPYASGTLCRPDGDNATMFLSQLPYVPLGNLRTVVAYPNSPDEISDEQLHDVLTKVALAPLISRLDEDHDWAKVLSPGEQQRVAFARILLTKPKAVFLDEATSALDEGLEFALYQLVRAELPECVMVSVSHRPTVEQHHEQQLHLLGGGPWQLGPVEKEPAQV; from the coding sequence GTGGGCTCGAAGCCGTTCACGCCATCGATCGACTGGTCGGCGGCACTCATGGATTCGTTGCGGTGGATCGTCATAGCGTGGGTGATCGGCGCCGTCTGCCTCCTGGTTGTGCTGGTCGGCTTGCGCTACCTCACCCCCTGGGGCCAGCAGTTCTGGCGGATCACGCGGGGATACTTTGTCGGCTCGGCGAGCATCAAGGTGTGGCTGATGCTCGGTGTCTTGCTGTTATCGGTCGTTCTGTCCGTGCGGCTCAACGTATTACTCAGCTATCAGTCCAACGACTTGAGCACGGCGGTGCAGATAGCGGTGCAAGGCATGGCGTCCGGCGAGGAGAGCGTCAAACAGTCTGGGGTGCATGGCTTTTGGGTGTCGATCGCGATATTCATCCTGCTCGCGACGCTGTTCGTCATCCGGGTCATGGCGGACATCTACCTGACCCAGCGCTTCATCATCGCCTGGCGGGTCTGGCTGACCGGCAGCCTCACCGACGACTGGCTCGGTGGCAGGGCGTACTACCGGGACCTCTTCATCGACAACACCATCGACAACCCCGACCAGCGCATCCAGCAGGACATCGACATCTTCACCGCCAATGCCGGCGGCACTCCGAACGCCCCGACCAACGGTACGACCAACACATTGCTCTTCGGCGCCGTCAACGCGATGGCCTCCGTGATCTCATTCGCCGCGATCCTGTGGAATCTGTCCGGCGACCTGACCGTCGCGGGCGTCAACCTGCCGCGTGCCATGTTCTGGGTGGTGTTGGTCTACGTGCTGGTGGCCACGGTGGTCGCGTTCTGGCTGGGGCGGCCGTTGATCTGGCTCAGCTTCAACAACGAAAAGCTCAATGCGGCATTTCGTTACGCGCTGGTCCGCTTGCGCGATGCGGCCGAGGCGGTGGGCTTCTACCGCGGTGAACGGGTCGAGCGCCGACAGCTGGGGCGCCGCTTCACGCCGATCATCGAGAACTACCGCAGATTCGTTCGCCGAACCATCATCTTCAACGGATGGAACTGGTCGATGACCCAGGCGATCGTTCCGCTGCCCTGGGTGATTCAGGCGCCGCGGTTGTTCGCCGGCCGGATTCACTTCGGCGATGTCACCCAGACCGCGGTGGCCTTCGGGCAGATCGAGGAGTCGTTGTCGTTCTTCCGCAACAACTACGACGCGTTCGCCTCCTTTCGGGCCGCGATCATCCGATTGCACGGGCTGGTGGACGCCAACAGCAAGGGCCGCGCGCTGCCGGCCATTCTGGTCAAACCCAGCGAAGAGACGGCCGTCGAACTCCGCGGCATCGAGGTGCGCACGCCGGACGGCGACCAACTGGTCGACTCGCTGGACATCCAGCTCGATCACGGCGACACGCTGGTGATCACCGGCCGCTCCGGGGCCGGCAAGACGACGCTGCTGCGCAGCCTGGCCGAGCTGTGGCCGTACGCCTCGGGAACCCTGTGCCGCCCGGACGGCGACAACGCGACGATGTTTCTGTCACAGCTGCCGTATGTGCCGCTCGGCAACCTGCGCACCGTGGTGGCCTATCCGAATTCGCCGGACGAGATTTCCGATGAGCAGCTGCACGACGTGCTCACCAAGGTGGCGCTGGCGCCGCTGATCAGCCGGCTGGACGAAGACCACGATTGGGCCAAGGTGCTGTCGCCGGGCGAGCAGCAGCGCGTCGCCTTCGCGCGCATCCTGCTCACCAAGCCCAAGGCCGTCTTCCTCGACGAGGCCACCTCCGCGCTGGACGAGGGCCTGGAATTCGCGCTGTATCAATTGGTTCGGGCCGAGCTGCCGGAGTGCGTCATGGTCAGCGTGAGCCACCGGCCCACCGTCGAGCAGCACCACGAGCAGCAGCTGCACCTGCTCGGCGGCGGCCCCTGGCAACTGGGCCCGGTCGAGAAGGAACCCGCGCAGGTCTAG
- a CDS encoding nitroreductase/quinone reductase family protein, with product MSTRYEEPNRVARAANGVIRWLAEAGISIAGTRALRVRGRKTGKQRAVVINLLTVDGVDYLVSPRGNTQWARNVRAASVVEVGPRWHRRRMRADEVDDAAKPELLRCYLARWYWQVKDYVAGLTPDSTDEQFRAGAPSIPVFALTPTG from the coding sequence ATGTCCACCCGCTATGAAGAACCGAACCGGGTCGCCCGCGCCGCCAACGGGGTCATCCGCTGGCTTGCCGAGGCGGGCATCAGCATCGCCGGGACCCGGGCGCTGCGCGTCCGCGGCCGCAAAACCGGTAAACAACGCGCGGTGGTGATCAACCTGCTGACCGTCGACGGCGTGGACTACCTGGTCTCGCCGCGCGGCAATACCCAGTGGGCGCGCAATGTCCGGGCCGCATCCGTCGTCGAGGTGGGTCCTCGCTGGCACCGGCGACGCATGCGGGCCGACGAGGTCGACGACGCGGCCAAGCCCGAGCTGCTGCGGTGCTACCTGGCCAGATGGTATTGGCAGGTCAAGGACTATGTCGCCGGGTTGACCCCGGACAGCACCGACGAACAGTTCCGCGCCGGCGCACCTTCGATTCCGGTCTTCGCGCTAACCCCGACGGGCTGA